The following proteins are co-located in the Rhea pennata isolate bPtePen1 chromosome 2, bPtePen1.pri, whole genome shotgun sequence genome:
- the CRH gene encoding corticoliberin has product MKIQLLVSTGILLVALLPCQECRALSKSPVAAHGALHQPDFFQQQQQQQQTLPVLLRMGEEYFLRLGNLSKRPVGSLPASSSSTSNLPPEAAAANFFRAAVQQLQQLPERSLESPEEGEVEGEAVEREKRSEEPPISLDLTFHLLREVLEMARAEQLAQQAHSNRKLMEIIGK; this is encoded by the coding sequence ATGAAGATCCAGCTGCTGGTCTCCACGGGAATCCTGCTGGtcgccctcctgccctgccaggaGTGCAGAGCTCTCAGTAAGAGCCCGGTAGCCGCTCACGGGGCTCTGCACCAGCCAGAtttcttccagcagcagcagcagcagcagcaaactctGCCCGTCCTGCTCCGCATGGGAGAAGAGTACTTCCTGCGCCTGGGCAACCTCAGCAAGAGACCCGTTGGCTCTTTACCCGCCTcttccagcagcaccagcaacCTACCGCCcgaagccgccgccgccaacTTTTTCCGAGCAGCGGTgcaacagctgcagcagctgcccgAGCGCTCGCTGGAGAGCCCCGAGGAGGGCGAAGTCGAGGGAGAGGCCGTGGAGAGGGAGAAGCGCTCCGAGGAGCCCCCGATTTCTCTGGATCTGACTTTCCACCTCCTGCGAGAAGTCTTGGAGATGGCCCGCGCCGAGCAGCTGGCGCAGCAAGCCCACAGCAACAGGAAACTGATGGAGATAATCGGGAAGTGA